The nucleotide sequence GATACGCCTGCTCCGGGATGATCTCAAGGGCAGTCGTCATCAGAAATTCCTGATTCGAGTGGCAGGCGGGACCACCATTCTGGTGGCGCATAACATCGATCTCGCGCCGCGTATCGACAGTCTTCAGGTCGGGGATCGCATCGGCTTCTACGGGGAATACGAGTGGACCGACAAGGGCGGCGTGATCCACTGGACGCATCATGATCCCGGTGGCCGCCATGTGGGCGGCTGGCTGGAGCATGCCGGCCGTCGTTACGAGTGATCGTGATACTGCCGAGTCCTTAGCCAGATGCCTGAACGACAACGCCCCGCCAGAGACTCTCTGGCGGGGCGTTGTGCTGAAGAGCCCTCAGCATGTTGCAAAGAGTCCTCAGCGTGTTGAAAGAGCCCTCAGTGCATCAAGTGACGCGCTGACCCGGCTTGGCACCGGTGTGCGGCTCCAGCAGGTAGATGCCTTCGTCATCACCGGCGGCCAGCACCATGCCTTCGGAGACACCGAAGCGCATCTTGCGCGGTGCCAGGTTGGCGACCATCACGGTCAGGCGGCCTTCCAGGGCTTCCGGCGCGTAGGCGGACTTGATGCCGGAGAATACGGTGCGCGTCTCGCCACCGATATCCAATGTCAGCTTGAGCAGCTTGGCCGCCTTCTCGACGTGCTCCGCCTTGACGATCTTCGCCACGCGCAGGTCGGTCTTCATGAAGGTGTCGAAGTCGATCTCCTCGGCGATCGGATCGGCGTCGAGCGGGCTCGGCGCGGCGGCAGCTTCCGCCTTGGCGGTGCCGTCCTTGATCTTCTGCTCCTCGACCAGCACTTCGCGCGAGGCTTCGAGCATCTTGTCGATGCGCTCCGGCTCGACGCGGGTCAGCAGCGGCTTGAACTTGTTGATGGCATGATCGGTCAGCACGCTTTCACGGCTGGCCCAGTCCAGGCTCTCGAGGTTCAGGAAGTCGCGCGCCTTGTCGGCCAGCTCCGGAATCACCGGCGCCAGATAGACCATCAGCTGACGGAACAGGTTGATGCCCACGGAGCAGACCTCGAGCACTTCCTGCTCGCGACCGTCTTCCTTGGCCATCGCCCACGGCGCCTTGTCGGCGATGTAGGTGTTGGCTTCATCGGCCAGCTCCATCACCTTGCGCATGGCGCGGGCGAATTCACGGGCTTCGAAGTCCGCCGCGATGCCTTCGCCAGCGGCGATGAAGCGCTCGACCAGCTCCGGCTCGGCGCAGGTGGCGGACAGCTTGCCGTCGCCCAGCTTCTTGACGAAGCCGGCACAGCGGCTGGCGATGTTGACCACCTTGCCGACCAGGTCGGAATTCACGCGGGCGGTGAAGTCCTCAAGGTTGAGGTCGAGGTCATCGACGCCGGAGGTCAGCTTGGCGGCGAAGTAGTAGCGCAGGTATTCCGGGTTGAGGAACTGCGCGTAGGTATCGGCCTTGATGAAGGTGCCGCGCGACTTGGACATCTTGGCGCCGTTCACGGTCACGAAACCATGGCAGTTGACGCCGGTCGGGGTGCGCATGCCGGCACCTTCCAGCATCGCCGGCCAGAACAGGGCGTGGAAGTAGACGATGTCCTTGCCGATGAAGTGATAGACCTCGGCGTCGGAATCGGCCTTCCAGTAGCTGTCGAAGTCGATGCCCTGCTTCTCGCACAGGTTCTGGAAGCTGGCGAGATAGCCGATCGGCGCGTCCAGCCACACGTAGAAGTACTTGCCCGGCGCGTCCGGAATCTCGAAGCCGAAGTACGGTGCATCGCGGGAGATGTCCCACTCGGCCAGACCCGCCTCGAACCATTCCTGCAGCTTGTTGGAGATCTGGCTCTGCACGCGGCCGCTCTTGGTCCACTCCTTGAGGAACTCGGCGAAGTTCGGCAGCTTGAAGAAGTAGTGCGTGGAGGTGCGCATTTCCGGGGTAGCACCGGAGATGGCCGAGACCGGATCGATCAGCTCGGCCGGCGTGTAGGCCGCGCCACAGGCTTCACAGTTGTCGCCATACTGGTCCTCGGTCTTGCACTTCGGGCAGGTGCCCTTGATGAAGCGGTCGGCGAGGAACAGGCCCTTGACCGGATCGAACATCTGCTCGATATCGCGGGTGGCAATATGGCCGGCATCACGCAGCGCCAGATAGATGCGCTCGCTGTGGGCGCGGTTCTCCGGCGAGTGGGTGGAGTGGTAGTTGTCAAAGTCGACACCGAACTTGGCGAAATCGGCCTGGTGCTCGTCACTCACGCGCTGGATCAGCTGCTCGGCGGTGACGCCTTCCTGCTCGGCCCGCAGCATGATGGCGGTACCGTGGGCGTCATCGGCGCACACGTAATGGCATTCGTGGCCACGACTTTTCTGGAAGCGTACCCAGATGTCGGTCTGGATGTACTCAAGCAGGTGACCCAGGTGGATCGACCCATTGGCATAGGGCAGGGCACTGGTGACCAGAATCTTGCGCGCTGACATGAGGCCTCGTCTTGACGGTAAAGGGCGCCTGCTGCGTGAAGGGCAGCGGCTCGCCGGAATGACACGTGATAGGGGCGAACGCATCGCCCCGTCGGGATGAGCGCTACTATATCGCGAAGGTGCGGGCGGCGCGAAGGGCGCGTCGCGTCACCAGCAACGCCGCCATGCGCAACTGTGCGGTTGCATCCCTTCCCGGCGCCCTCATGAAGGATGCTATACGCCACTTTTCCCGTTTCTGGAGGTCAGCATGGCAGCTCAACTATCCGTCGCCGGTCAGATCAATCGTCTCATCCGTCAGGTGATGATGCCCGGCAGCAACGCGCGCCCCAACGATGAACCCGGCCCCGAGCTTGCGATGGCCGTGCTGATGTTCGAGGTGGTGCGCGCCGATGACCACCTCGACGTGCGCGAGCGAGAAGCGCTTGCACGCCAGCTGGCCGAGCGTTTCTCGCTGGAGAAGGATGAGCTTGCCAGCCTGTTGTCCCAGGCCGAACAGGATGCCGAACAGGCCACGGATCACTACCGCTTCGTCAAGCAGCTCAACGAGCACATGAGCCTTGAGGAGCGCACCGAGCTGATCGGCATGCTCTGGGAGCTGGCGTACGCCGATGGCGAGCTGGATGCTCATGAGGAGCATCGCATCCGCCGGCTTGCCGGACTGCTGCACGTCAGTCACAGCGAATTCATCCGTACCAAGCTGGCGGCCCAGCCGAACAAGTAAGCGCAGCCGCTCTCATGCAGACGCCCCCGCTGCCAATGGCAACGGGGGCGTCGTGTTTCCGACTTGTGGTCGCAGTGTCGGTAGGCTCTCAACAGCGGTCATCCAGCAACAGCGGCTCGCGCTCAGTTGCGATAGAACAGGTGCTGACCGATGCGCGCGGTGCGCACGAAGCGCTTGGCCCAGTAGGGCGTGGCGTAGCGGGCGTGGAAGTAGAGCGCGCCGTCGGTGACGTCTTCCAGCTGATGGTTGAGCGCCTGACGGGCCACGTCGCGTGCCTCGGCGTAGGCTTCCGGCTCGCGAATCCTGTCGGAACGCCCGTCACACCACCAGGAGAACTGGCAGCTGCCGCTCTCGCCGCCCTGCTTGACCACGCCACAGAGGCTGTCGGGGAAGCGCGGGTCGGCGGCGCGGTTGATCACCACGTTGACGATGCCCTGCATGCCGCTTCGGCCTTCGCCCTTGGCTTCCCAGTAGGC is from Cobetia marina and encodes:
- the metG gene encoding methionine--tRNA ligase codes for the protein MSARKILVTSALPYANGSIHLGHLLEYIQTDIWVRFQKSRGHECHYVCADDAHGTAIMLRAEQEGVTAEQLIQRVSDEHQADFAKFGVDFDNYHSTHSPENRAHSERIYLALRDAGHIATRDIEQMFDPVKGLFLADRFIKGTCPKCKTEDQYGDNCEACGAAYTPAELIDPVSAISGATPEMRTSTHYFFKLPNFAEFLKEWTKSGRVQSQISNKLQEWFEAGLAEWDISRDAPYFGFEIPDAPGKYFYVWLDAPIGYLASFQNLCEKQGIDFDSYWKADSDAEVYHFIGKDIVYFHALFWPAMLEGAGMRTPTGVNCHGFVTVNGAKMSKSRGTFIKADTYAQFLNPEYLRYYFAAKLTSGVDDLDLNLEDFTARVNSDLVGKVVNIASRCAGFVKKLGDGKLSATCAEPELVERFIAAGEGIAADFEAREFARAMRKVMELADEANTYIADKAPWAMAKEDGREQEVLEVCSVGINLFRQLMVYLAPVIPELADKARDFLNLESLDWASRESVLTDHAINKFKPLLTRVEPERIDKMLEASREVLVEEQKIKDGTAKAEAAAAPSPLDADPIAEEIDFDTFMKTDLRVAKIVKAEHVEKAAKLLKLTLDIGGETRTVFSGIKSAYAPEALEGRLTVMVANLAPRKMRFGVSEGMVLAAGDDEGIYLLEPHTGAKPGQRVT
- a CDS encoding cell wall hydrolase yields the protein MRPSTSAHPVRAHATPPAPRRGIAGIDRHATLRGLRHLLLVAGLTLAAGCSAPQASDTPAAANAVSAAAKAERLESLLVRGQDDIPDELLLTKAGARAIDPNGQRPVDDPLTCLARAAYWEAKGEGRSGMQGIVNVVINRAADPRFPDSLCGVVKQGGESGSCQFSWWCDGRSDRIREPEAYAEARDVARQALNHQLEDVTDGALYFHARYATPYWAKRFVRTARIGQHLFYRN
- a CDS encoding DUF3465 domain-containing protein, with product MRRSGSRGRRPLWVIVIVVILAGISQLTGNGNLSLTQWWSDFRSPQAAQEQGTGSADEQRLRDAIRAQQSDVQVRGTGEVIRLLRDDLKGSRHQKFLIRVAGGTTILVAHNIDLAPRIDSLQVGDRIGFYGEYEWTDKGGVIHWTHHDPGGRHVGGWLEHAGRRYE
- a CDS encoding tellurite resistance TerB family protein, whose amino-acid sequence is MAAQLSVAGQINRLIRQVMMPGSNARPNDEPGPELAMAVLMFEVVRADDHLDVREREALARQLAERFSLEKDELASLLSQAEQDAEQATDHYRFVKQLNEHMSLEERTELIGMLWELAYADGELDAHEEHRIRRLAGLLHVSHSEFIRTKLAAQPNK